In Streptomyces sp. NBC_00704, a genomic segment contains:
- a CDS encoding TetR/AcrR family transcriptional regulator yields the protein MRSVPQATSLRRAPVQRRSAERLTRILDACADLLDEVGYDDLSTRAVAERAGVPIGSVYRFFGNKRQMADALAQRNLERYAERVTERLKGAGRGDWRAAMDAVLDEYLAMKRTAPGFSLVDFGNQIPVGARHAEPNHRVADRLTDLLSEHLVRAPDDDLRRVFLIAVETADALVHLAFRVDPEGDPKVIEETRELLRAYLARVLD from the coding sequence ATGAGGTCCGTGCCCCAAGCGACATCGCTCCGTCGTGCGCCCGTGCAGCGGCGCAGTGCCGAACGGCTGACCAGAATCCTCGACGCCTGCGCCGACCTCCTGGACGAGGTGGGCTACGACGACCTGAGCACCCGGGCCGTGGCCGAGCGCGCCGGGGTCCCCATCGGCTCCGTCTACCGCTTCTTCGGCAACAAGCGGCAGATGGCCGACGCGCTCGCCCAGCGCAACCTCGAACGCTACGCCGAGCGCGTCACCGAGCGGCTGAAGGGGGCCGGCCGGGGCGATTGGCGGGCCGCCATGGACGCCGTGCTCGACGAGTACCTCGCCATGAAGCGCACCGCGCCCGGCTTCTCCCTGGTCGACTTCGGCAACCAGATCCCGGTCGGCGCCCGGCACGCCGAACCCAACCACCGCGTGGCCGACCGCCTCACCGACCTGCTCTCGGAGCATCTCGTCCGCGCCCCCGACGACGACCTGCGCCGGGTCTTCCTGATCGCCGTGGAGACCGCCGACGCCCTCGTCCACCTGGCCTTCCGCGTCGACCCGGAGGGCGACCCGAAGGTGATCGAGGAGACCCGCGAACTGCTGCGCGCCTACCTGGCGCGGGTCCTGGACTGA
- a CDS encoding molybdopterin oxidoreductase family protein: protein MSRTALRICPLCEATCGLTLTIEGTRVTGARGDREDVFSKGFICPKGASFGAVDGDPDRLRTPLVRKDGELREATWQEAFDAVAAGIRPVVERYGANSVGVVLGNPNVHTMAGALYPPVLIAGLGTRSLFTASTVDQMPKHVSSGLLFGDANAIPVPDLDRTDHLLLIGANPLESNGSLCTAADFPGKLKALKARGGTLTVIDPRRTRTAALADRHIPVRPGTDALLLAAMTHVLFDEALVALGALAPHVEGLDELAAAVAEFTPKAVADACDVEAALIRTLARELAAAPTAAVYGRIGSCTVPHGTLASWLVDVLNILTGNLDRPGGALFPQAATDRTPRPAGPGHGFRLGRWHSRVSGHPEAKGELPLSALAEEIDTATDEGEPIRALIAVAANPVLSAPDGDRLDKALDALDFMVSVDPYLNETSRHADVVLPPPPPSQSPHHDFAFNTLAVRNQVRYTRPAVPLQPGRMAETEILARLTLAATGMHGADPSAVDDLVVGQTLGKAVADPHSPVHGRDPHDLAAQLTGDTGPERRLDMMLRLGPYGDGFGARPDGLGLARLLAAPHGIDLGPLRPRLPQPLKTRSGRVELLPRPIADDLPRLREAVRRPADGLVLVGRRHLRSNNSWMHNVPALTGGTNRCTLHIHPEDAERLGVRDGAPVRIKGAGGEVTAPAEVTDGVRRGVVSLPHGWGHDRPGTRLSHAATVPGVNVNQLLDGSLLDPLSGNAVLNGVPVEVAAVPAP, encoded by the coding sequence GTGTCCCGCACCGCCCTGCGAATCTGCCCGTTGTGCGAGGCCACCTGCGGGCTCACGCTCACCATCGAGGGGACGCGGGTCACCGGCGCCCGCGGCGACCGGGAGGACGTCTTCAGCAAGGGCTTCATCTGCCCCAAGGGAGCCTCCTTCGGCGCCGTGGACGGCGACCCCGACCGGTTGCGGACCCCGCTGGTGCGCAAGGACGGGGAACTGCGCGAGGCCACCTGGCAGGAGGCCTTCGACGCCGTGGCCGCGGGCATCCGGCCGGTCGTCGAGCGGTACGGGGCGAACTCCGTGGGCGTCGTCCTCGGCAACCCCAACGTGCACACCATGGCCGGCGCGCTCTACCCGCCCGTGCTGATCGCCGGACTCGGCACCCGCAGCCTCTTCACCGCCTCCACCGTCGACCAGATGCCCAAGCACGTCTCCAGCGGACTGCTCTTCGGCGACGCCAACGCGATCCCCGTCCCGGACCTCGACCGCACCGACCACCTCCTGCTCATCGGCGCCAACCCCCTGGAGTCCAACGGCAGTCTGTGCACCGCCGCCGACTTCCCGGGCAAGCTCAAGGCGCTCAAGGCGCGCGGCGGCACGCTCACCGTCATCGACCCGCGCCGCACCCGCACCGCCGCCCTCGCCGACCGCCATATCCCCGTGCGGCCCGGCACGGACGCGCTGCTCCTCGCCGCCATGACCCACGTCCTCTTCGACGAGGCCCTCGTCGCCCTCGGCGCGCTGGCCCCGCACGTCGAAGGCCTCGACGAACTCGCGGCGGCCGTCGCCGAGTTCACCCCCAAGGCGGTCGCCGACGCCTGCGACGTGGAGGCCGCGCTGATCCGCACCCTGGCCCGCGAACTCGCCGCCGCCCCCACCGCCGCCGTCTACGGCCGCATCGGCAGCTGCACCGTGCCCCACGGCACCCTCGCCAGCTGGCTCGTCGACGTCCTCAACATCCTCACCGGCAACCTGGACCGGCCCGGCGGAGCGCTCTTCCCACAGGCCGCCACCGACCGCACCCCCCGCCCGGCCGGCCCCGGGCACGGCTTCCGGCTCGGACGCTGGCACTCCCGCGTCAGCGGGCACCCCGAGGCCAAGGGCGAACTGCCGCTCTCCGCGCTCGCCGAGGAGATCGACACCGCCACCGACGAGGGCGAGCCGATCCGGGCGCTCATCGCCGTGGCCGCGAACCCCGTCCTGTCCGCCCCCGACGGCGACCGGCTCGACAAGGCCCTCGACGCCCTCGACTTCATGGTCAGCGTCGACCCCTACCTCAACGAGACCTCGCGCCACGCCGACGTCGTGCTGCCCCCGCCGCCGCCCTCGCAGAGCCCGCACCACGACTTCGCCTTCAACACCCTCGCCGTGCGCAACCAGGTCCGCTACACCCGCCCGGCCGTCCCGTTGCAGCCCGGCCGGATGGCCGAGACCGAGATCCTTGCCCGGCTGACCCTCGCCGCCACCGGCATGCACGGCGCCGACCCCTCCGCCGTGGACGACCTCGTCGTCGGCCAGACCCTCGGCAAGGCGGTCGCCGACCCGCACTCGCCCGTGCACGGCCGCGACCCGCACGACCTCGCCGCACAGCTCACCGGCGACACCGGCCCCGAGCGCCGCCTGGACATGATGCTGCGCCTGGGCCCCTACGGCGACGGCTTCGGCGCCCGCCCGGACGGACTGGGCCTGGCCCGGCTGCTCGCCGCGCCGCACGGCATCGACCTCGGCCCGCTGCGCCCGCGCCTGCCCCAGCCGCTGAAGACGCGCAGCGGCCGCGTCGAACTGCTGCCCCGGCCCATCGCCGACGACCTTCCGCGCCTGCGGGAGGCCGTGCGCCGGCCCGCGGACGGACTCGTCCTCGTCGGCCGCCGGCACCTGCGCTCCAACAACAGCTGGATGCACAACGTCCCCGCCCTCACCGGCGGCACCAACCGCTGCACCCTGCACATCCACCCCGAGGACGCCGAACGGCTCGGGGTGCGCGACGGCGCGCCGGTGCGGATCAAGGGCGCCGGGGGAGAGGTGACCGCGCCGGCCGAGGTCACCGACGGCGTGCGCCGCGGGGTCGTCAGCCTGCCGCACGGCTGGGGGCACGACCGCCCCGGCACCCGCCTGAGCCACGCGGCGACCGTCCCCGGCGTCAACGTCAACCAGCTCCTCGACGGCAGCCTGCTGGACCCCCTGTCGGGCAACGCCGTCCTCAACGGGGTGCCGGTGGAAGTGGCCGCCGTCCCGGCCCCGTGA
- a CDS encoding CitMHS family transporter, whose amino-acid sequence MLTILGFAMIATFLVLIMLKKMSPIAALVLIPALFCVFVGKGAKLGDYVLDGVTSLAPTAAMLMFAIVYFGVMIDVGLFDPVVRGILKFCKADPLRIVIGTALLAAIVSLDGDGSTTFMITVSAMYPLYKRLKMSLVVMTGVAAMANGVMNTLPWGGPTARAATALKLDASDIFVPMIPALAVGLLFVFVLAYVLGRRERTRLGVLTLDEVLVGGHVQEKETEKDREQAELGETVLVGAGGSGAGRTSAPATPSAGSGAAAVGDGGSDGGADDDTSDDGFQGLDPRRATLRPKLYWFNALLTVVLLTSMIMEWLPIPVLFLLGAALALTVNFPHIPDQKARLAAHADNVLNVSGMVFAAAVFTGVLQGTGMVDHMATWMVDVIPAGMGPHMALVTGVLSLPLTYFMSNDGFYFGVLPVLAEAGAAHGVTPLEMARASLVGQPLHMSSPLVPAVYVLVGMARVEFGDHTRFVVKWAACTCLAILGAGVLFGII is encoded by the coding sequence ATGCTGACCATCCTCGGCTTCGCCATGATCGCGACCTTCCTGGTCCTGATCATGCTGAAGAAGATGTCGCCGATCGCGGCGCTCGTGCTGATCCCGGCGCTGTTCTGCGTCTTCGTCGGAAAGGGCGCCAAGCTCGGCGACTACGTCCTCGACGGCGTCACCTCCCTCGCCCCGACCGCGGCGATGCTCATGTTCGCGATCGTCTACTTCGGTGTGATGATCGACGTCGGCCTCTTCGACCCGGTCGTGCGGGGCATCCTCAAGTTCTGCAAGGCCGACCCGCTCCGCATCGTCATCGGCACGGCCCTGCTCGCCGCGATCGTCTCCCTCGACGGCGACGGCTCGACCACCTTCATGATCACCGTCTCGGCGATGTACCCGCTGTACAAGCGCCTGAAGATGAGCCTGGTCGTGATGACCGGCGTCGCGGCCATGGCCAACGGCGTGATGAACACCCTGCCCTGGGGCGGCCCGACCGCCCGCGCGGCCACCGCCCTCAAGCTCGACGCGAGCGACATCTTCGTGCCGATGATCCCGGCCCTGGCCGTGGGGCTGCTCTTCGTCTTCGTCCTCGCCTACGTCCTCGGCCGCCGCGAGCGCACCCGGCTCGGCGTGCTGACGCTGGACGAGGTGCTGGTGGGGGGCCACGTCCAGGAGAAGGAGACGGAAAAGGACCGGGAGCAGGCCGAGTTGGGCGAGACGGTCCTCGTGGGCGCCGGCGGCTCCGGCGCGGGCAGGACCTCCGCGCCCGCCACGCCGTCCGCGGGCTCCGGTGCGGCCGCCGTCGGCGACGGCGGGAGCGACGGCGGCGCCGACGACGACACGAGTGACGACGGTTTCCAGGGCCTCGACCCGCGACGGGCCACCCTGCGCCCCAAGCTGTACTGGTTCAACGCGCTGCTCACGGTCGTCCTGCTGACTTCCATGATCATGGAGTGGCTGCCCATCCCGGTGCTGTTCCTGCTCGGCGCCGCGCTCGCCCTGACCGTCAACTTCCCGCACATCCCCGACCAGAAGGCGCGGCTCGCCGCCCACGCCGACAACGTCCTCAACGTCTCCGGCATGGTCTTCGCCGCCGCCGTCTTCACCGGCGTCCTCCAGGGCACCGGCATGGTCGACCACATGGCCACGTGGATGGTGGACGTCATCCCCGCCGGCATGGGCCCGCACATGGCGCTCGTCACCGGCGTCCTGAGCCTCCCGCTCACGTACTTCATGTCGAACGACGGCTTCTACTTCGGCGTGCTGCCGGTCCTCGCCGAGGCCGGCGCGGCCCACGGCGTGACCCCGCTGGAGATGGCCCGCGCCTCCCTCGTCGGCCAGCCCCTGCACATGTCGAGCCCTCTCGTGCCGGCCGTCTACGTCCTCGTCGGCATGGCACGGGTCGAGTTCGGCGACCACACCCGGTTCGTCGTCAAGTGGGCCGCCTGCACCTGCCTCGCCATCCTCGGCGCGGGCGTCCTGTTCGGGATCATCTGA